CATTATATCTCTCATTGTTGAGATGATCGTAATATTTCACCCAATGTAAAAGAGCCTCTCTTTCCTGCGAAACTTCACCGGAGCTTACACGAAGGGCATTTCTTCCGGCCTTCATAATATCCCTTCTAACAGGGTCCATCGAATTGCGCAGTTCATTCACAATATCCTGTATCTCGGGAGCGGAATCTGAAACCGAAATAAGTGATTCTAGTAGAGAAAATAATACATCTATGTCTGTCTTTATAGACATAAGATGTTTATTCCACGACGATTTCATGGCATTTCGAGCCTCTTCCTTCATTGCAGATTGTATTTCTTCCAACTCTTCTGCCGTAGCAATGGAGGATGCTATCATCCATTCCTTCATCTTTACAATGCAATCCCATTCAGCCTCCCATTCCAACCTCTCTTTGGATTTATATCTTTCCTGCGAACCAGAGGTGGAGTGTCCCTGCGGCTGTGTGATCTCCGTTACATGAAAAAATACAGGCACATGTTCGCGACGGCAAAGATCTATTCCCTCCTCAAAAGTTTGAATCAAAGAGGCATAATCCCAACCCTTTACTTCATAAATTTTAATTCCATTTCCTTCTTCATCGAGCTGAAATCCCGACAAAACTTCCGATATATTCTGTTTTGTGGTTTGATATTTTTGAGGAACTGAAATTCCATAACCATCATCCCACACAAAAAATGCAAGTGGTATCTTTAAAACCCCGGCAGCATTCACCGATTCCCAAAAAACGCCTTCAGAGGTACTGGCATCTCCAATTGTAGCAAATACTACTTCATTTCCATTGTTTGAGAATCCAGATTGATTAATTGCTGCATTTTGTCTGAATATTTTTGAGGACAGTGCCAAACCCACGGCCCTAACCATTTGTGAAGCCGTTGGAGAGGTATCTGAGGATGAATTTTTCATGTTTACCAAATCTTTCCATTGTCCTGACTGATCCAAACTCCGTGTAGCAAAATGTGCATTCATTTGTCGCCCACCGGAGGAAGGTTCTTCATTGATATCCGGTATAGCATATAATTGTGCGAAAAATTGTTCTGTTGTAAGTATATCCGCAGCAAACATGAAGGTTTGATCTCTATAATACCCTGATCTGAAGTCACCGGTCTTAAAAGTTTTTGCCATGGCAAGTTGTGCAACTTCCTTTCCATCGCCGAAAATTCCAAATTTCGCTTTTCCGGTAAGCACTTCTCTTCTGCCCAAAAGGCTTGCCTCCCTACTGCGACAAGCTATTTTGAAGTCGTTTATCACATCCCGCTTAAAATCTTCGAAGGTGATATTTTTATTTTGAGTTAGGTCAGACATATGTTGAGTTAAAATATTGGCAAAAATAAGAAATCGGAGGTTTAAGCCCGACTTAAATTCTGTTAGCAGAAAAAACTTTTCTATTTGGGCTTTGATGGTATAATTGTTGTGTGAATAAAGAAATTCAATTTTTGAATTAGAGGATAGAAGTCTAAATTTGTATCCCCTAAATCTTTTAACAACTAAACCAATATATTATGACAAAATTTTTTTCCGCACTAACCTTGATCTTATTGATCTCCACAGTTTCTTACGCGCAAACTTCGGTTTCTCCGAATTCTAATGGATCTGAAGCAGCACCGGTTGTTCCAGTTGTAAATCCTAATGCAGGTGAATTTAAATGGGTTGAAGAAACGCATGATTTCGGAACTATCCCACAAGGAACTCCGGTTAAAAACAAATTTGAGTTCACAAATACAGGTAAAGAACCGATCATAGTATCAAATGTTCAAAAAACTTGTGGTTGCACAGTTACAGAATGGACAAAAGAACCGGTTATGCCAGGTCAGGTTGGTTATGTTACCGCTGAATTTAATGCAGCAAAGGAAGGTCCTTTCACAAAAGCGATCACAGTTCAGTCAGATGCTAAAACACCTTCAGTAAAATTATATTTCAAAGGAACAGTTCAAAAAACCGAGCAAGCAGGTGGAGTTCCAGAACAAAATACCATTTTTAACACAGGAGGAAATTAATTTATCAATAATTAAAAACTGATATAATGAAAAAAGTATTCACGATAATTTTTTGTTTGGCTACAACGGCCATGCTTTCGGCACAGACATCATCAAATGCAAATGCAGCTAATCCTAACAGTCCGCAATTTCAATGGGTGAGTGAGGTATATGACTTTGGAAGTATTCCTCAAGGAATTCCTGCAAAAGCGAGATACGAATTTACCAATGTTGGAAAAGAAGCGCTTGTAATTACAGATGTTCAGAAAACTTGTGGTTGCACTAGCACAGATTGGAGCAAAGAACCAATTGCACCGGGCCAAAAAGGATGGATCATGGCTGAATACAATGCTGCCAACGAAGGAGCATTTACAAAAGCGATAACCGTTATGTCAAATTCAACAACTCCAACTTTGAAATTAACTTTCAAAGGAACAGTGGTGAAAGATGCAGCGGGCAGTGTTCCGGAACAACAATCCATTTTTAATCAATAATTCATACTTGAACTTTTTATGCGACACCTCCGTGCGTTATTAATCGCACGGAGTTTTTTATGTACCTTTGAGCCATGCCAAAAATATCTTTTCGCGGCGAAAACATGCCTGCATCACCAATAAGAAAATTGGTACCCTTTGCTGAAAAAGCAAAAATAAGAGGGGTAAAGATCTATCACTTGAATATTGGTCAACCCGATATTGAAACTCCACATCAAATGATGGATGCTGTGAAGAATACAAATCTGAAAGTTTTGGAATATTCGCACAGTGCAGGATTTGAAAGTTATCGCCGCAAACTGGTGCAGTATTATGCAAAATATGGCATCGAATTAAATCATCACCAGATCATGATCACCACTGGTGGAAGTGAAGCAATTTTATTTGGAATGATGTGTTGTTTAGATGCAGGTGATGAAGTAATTATTCCCGAACCTCTTTATGCAAATTACAACGGATTTACCACAGCGAGTAATATTGTTGTTAAACCAATTACCTCCTATATTGAAACAGGATTTGCCCTCCCTCCTATATCTGAATTTGAAAAATTGATCACACCAAAAACAAAAGCAATTTTAATTTGTAATCCGAATAATCCAACAGGTTATTTATATACAAAAGAAGAATTATTACAATTGCGTGATCTGGTTTTAAAATACGATCTTTTTTTATTTGCAGATGAAGTTTATCGCGAATTCGTTTATGATGGCAACGAACAATTTTCCGTTTTAAATATGGAAGGAATTGATGAGAATGTGGTTTTAATGGATTCCATTTCCAAAAGATATAGTGCATGTGGTGCAAGAATTGGAGCGCTGATTTCCAAAAATAATAAGGTGATGGAAACTGCATTAAAATTTGCGCAGGCAAGATTATCGCCTCCAACTTTAGAACAAATTTTAGCAGAAGCATTTTTAGATGTTCCTGATAGTTATTTCACCGAAGTGGAAAAAGAATATGTTGAACGCCGGAATTTATGTGTGGAAAGATTAAATGCAATGGATGGAGTTTTATGTCCGACTCCGGGTGGAGCATTTTATGCAATTGCAAGATTACCCATCGACGATTCCGATAAATTTTGCCAGTGGTTACTCGAATCATTTCATTTAAATAATGAAACGGTAATGCTTGCACCCGCAACTGGATTTTATTCAACTCCCGGTTTAGGGAAAAATGAAGTTCGAATTGCATACGTTCTTAATAAAAATGATATCAATAAAGCAATGGATTGTTTGGATGCGGCGCTTAAAGTTTATCCGGGAAGAGTTGTTGCCAGGGTTATGAGTTCGGAAGTTTAGTTCTGAGTTCTGACATGTAGTAGATCTCCTGCGTCGATCACTACATGTTTCGGTTCTGAGTTCTGAGTTCTGGGTTCTGAGTTCACTTCGGAGGAAAATCATCCGGGTGTGGAAAGTTTGATGCCTGCCTGGCGACTGCCGGCAGACAGGTTCTTTATTCCTTGTTCTTTATTCGATATTATTGTTCTTAAATCTCCATCACATGAGTGTCCCCACAGTGTTACGCGTAGCGAACTCTGTGGATTCGGAGCTGAAAGTATTTGGAGTTCTGGGTTCTGAGTTCTGAGTTCACTTCGGAGGAAAATCATCCGGGTGTGGAAAGTTTGATGTTCTTTATTCCTTGTTCTTTATTCGATATTATTTTTCTGAGTTCTTAATTCTGAGTTCTGGGTTATATTCGGAGGAAAATCACCCGGGCGTGGAAAGTTTGATGCCCGCTTGGCGACTGCCGGCAGACAGGTTCTTTATTCCTTGTTCTTTATTCGATATTATTGTTCTTAAATCTCCATCACATGAGTGTCCCCACAGTGTTACGCGTAGCGAACTCTGTGGATTCGGAGCTGAAAGTATTTGGAGTTCTGAGTTCTGGGTTCTGAGTTCTGAGTTCACTACGGAGGAAAATCACTCGGGCGTAATTAGTTTAATGCCTGCCTGGCGACTGCCGGCAGACAGGTTCTTTATTCCTTGTTCTTTATTCGATATTTGTTCTCAGTTTACTTGATTTGCAAATGTTCCATACTTACAACTCCTGTCCATTATTCAAAATAAATATTTTATGCGAAAATTAATTGCCTTAATCACTTTTTTTATTTTCATTTTATCCGCATTAAACGCGCAAACAATTCCATCAGAAATTGCCGGCAAATGGATGGGCAAATTAAATGTTGGCATTGAATTGCGGCTGGTCTTTAATTTTGAAATATCGGGAGATACTATTTTTACTACTATTGATAGTCCCGACCAAGGTGTTAATGGAATACCGACAGAAAAAACAACTTTAATTAATGATGAGATCACTGTTACAATTCCGGTAATTAGTGGATCGTTTAAGGGAAAATATATTGCAGATAGTGTAATTATTAGAGGCATATGGTTTCAATCCGGCGGATCAATGCCAATATCATTATCTAAAATAGATTTTGTTGAACCCATTAAGCGACCTCAAAATCCGGTTAAACCTTATCCCTATAAAGAAGAGGAAGTTGTTTTTAAAAATAAAAGCGCCGACAGTGTTTTTCTTGCCGGAACATTAACTATTCCTGAGGGTGCAGGTCCGTTTAAAGCAGTTATTTTAGTTTCAGGAAGTGGTCCGCAAAACAGAGATGAATTTTTATTAGGACATTCGCCCTTTTTAGTTTTGAGCGACAGATTAACACGCAAAGGAATAATTGTTTTGCGATATGATGACAGAGGTGTGGCAAATTCAACCGGTGATTTTTCGAAGGCAACAACTCAAGATTTTGCAAGTGATGCAGATGCTGCAGTTAAATATTTAATGTCGAGAAAAGATCTTAATATTTCTGAGATCGGAATTGCAGGTCACAGTGAAGGTGGATTAATTGCACCGATCACAGCCACTGAAAATAAAAATGTTGATTTTATTGTAATGTTGGCCGGTCCGGGAATACCGGGCGATTCCATTCTAAATTTACAAGGAGATCTTATTGCAAAAGCCTCCGGATTTACAGATAGTATGATCTATTATTATAGCGCGATCAGGCATGATATAATAAATGTGGTATTGGCTGAGAATGATATGGATATTATTTCAAAAAAGATCATCGCAATTAATAAAGAATTTCTGAAAACCACACCTCAATATATTTTAGATGAAATGCAGATGTCGGCAAAAGATTCAACAAGTGCAGTGGATTTTTATGCCAATGTGTGGACAAAATATTTCCTGAGTTTTGATCCCCGACCCATCCTTGAAAAATTAAAAATTCCGGTTCTCGCATTAAATGGGACCAATGATCTTCAGGTACCCTATAAGGAGAATTTAATGGCAATAGAGGAAGCATTAAAAAAAAGTGAATCAAAAAATTATAAAGTGTTGGAATTGAAGGGACTGAATCATCTTTTTCAGGTTTCTGTAAGCGGTTCACCAAATGAGTATTCAAGCCTTGAAGAAACTTTTAATGAGGAAGCAATGGAGATCATAGTCAATTGGATTCTACAATTGTGATACTAAGGAACCACCAGGCATTTTTCAACTTTCTGCCCCGTCACAAATAATTCCATTCGGATACTTTATCTTTGCTTTCATTAGAGATTTTTGCAGCTCCTCAGCCAGCATAGATCATTAACCACAAAACCAAAGATTCAGGATTGGAAATTGTATCAGTAAGCTTTTCCGGGATTACCTTTAGCGAGCCAGCCACCAGCATAACAGATATGGTATTGGCCATAATTTGTTTCAGTTTGGTTGCCCGTATCAAGAATAATTTTAACGAAAGCTTTTTTAACAATGCATGGCGTCTGTTTTTTCTTTTTACGGGACTAGCTACCTCTCTCGGGACTGTTTGTCATGGATTTGAACTTATGTTACCCACCTCCATACACAACATGTTATGGATGTGCATGAATATTTGCAGCAGCATTTCTGTTTATTTTGCTTTAAAGGCGACAATTCGTTTTACCCGGGCGGAAGATTTTGCACATAGATTATTGCAAGTTCTGAATATCGGATCTCTAGTGGTATTCAGCGGTCTTACAATTGTAAACAACGACTTCGAAATTTTTAAAATTCATTGTGCAATAGGGCTTACACTTATATTTATTACTCATGCATTTGCATCCTATAAAAGTCATGTAGGGAGCGGTTCCATTGTTTTGGGGATGTTACTTTCGTTCATTACCGTTTATATCCATACCAACCAGATATCAATAAATGCGTGGTTCGATTACAAAGATATTGGTCACGTTATCATGATGTTCAGCCTGGTGCTTATTTATAACGGAATATACTTAATGAAAGAAAATTTGAAGCTTTCCGTCTACAGGCTGCGTTTTCAATGAGATCGTGATTCGTGAATCGTGAGTCCGGTTTATTATCGCCGGAGGTGGTTAGACTTTTCTTTTTTCGAAATAGGAAGTAGGAAGTAGGAAATAGGAAACTCTTTTTAAAGTGTATCAGGTATCAGGAAAACAAACAGTGGAATCTCTTAAAATTTCGCAAAAAATTTATACTCCTTTTAGCCAACGTAGCTTAAGCGAAGGCGGCTTTCTCCTTTTTCGAAATAGGAAGTAGGAAATAGGAAGTAGGAAAACAAACGGTGGGATTTGGTAAAATTTCGCAAGAAATTTAAACTCCTTTCTCCTCTCTCATCACTCCTTTTTAGTTTCAGGTATCAGGAAAATAAACGCTGTGATTTTGCAAAATTTCGCCAGAAATTTAAACTCCTCTCTCCTTTCTCCTCTCTCCTTTCTCCAACATTTACTATTTTTGAAAAAAATTTATATGAAAAAACCACTTATTCCAATTGTTCTGCTTTTGACCATGTTTGTAATTACAGGCTGTCCTGTAGGTGTACCCCATCCTTTAGGCAAACAAGGAGAGGAAAAAATTAATAAAGATATGCTTGGCACCTGGGTGCAAACCAATACGGAAATGGAGGTTATGAAAATGGAAATAGTTAAACGTGATAATAATTCCGTTTTTGTAAATGTTTTAGAAAGAGGTAGTATGTATTCTTTGGAGACCGACAATTTCTACGGTTGGTTTACAGAAATAGAGGGTAAAAATTTTATTTACATGCAGGATGTTGATGATGCCGAAGACGACTATTATACTTATTGTTTTGAAGTGAGTGGTAACACCATGAAATCATATGATATCAGTTTATTAGTTGGTGGTGTTGATGCAATTACCTCCACTGAAGCTTACCGTGAAGAAGTTAAAGCTTCACTTAAAATGGAAGGTGCATTAAGCAGTGAGACTATTTGGACCAAACAATAAATAATTCAATTCCCTTACCAATTAAGGGTGATCTTATTATTTGAATTTGGAAAATTAATTGTTTTAACAGCGGCTTTATCTCTGTTTGCAAAATATAATATTTTATATGCTTCCTCAGGAAAGATCATATTTTTTTGAGTACTTATAAGATCGGATTTTTTTCCATCCACCATCATATTTTTTAGCAACGGATCAAATCCGTGCAAAATAATCTGAATGGTTTTAAAATGAGAAGTATATGAACCTTCAGGTTTTTCTATCATCAATGATCTGTCGTTATAATTATATTTGAAAATTCGTTTGTAAAATACACCCGATTCCATATTATAAGAAACACCATCATCTTCATAATAGGTGATTTCATTATTTTGTATTCCATAATAAACATGAACAAATAAAGTATCCGTAGGTTTCTGATCAAAATTCTGCACGGTGCGCTGCATTGGAATAATACTGCTTTCTTTCACAAAAACCGGTAGACGATGCAAGGGCGATTCAACAATAACTTCCGAATTTGCATCAAATTTTTTATCATTGTAAAAATCATAATAATTATTTGCCGGGAAATATACTTTGCAGAAATTTTCTGTGCTTCTCACCGGCGCAATTAATATTGCATCTCCGAATAAATATTGATTTTGATAGGTAGAATAATATATTTTATTGTCGTAAGGATAATCAATAGCCAGCGATTTATTAACAGGAAGACCGGTAATACTGGCATGATAAAATTCAGAATATAAATAAGGCATTAACTGATATCGCAATTGAATATAATATTTTGCTATTGCTTCGGTTTCCTCACCATAACTCCAGGGTTCGGAGTCCTTTAAATTATATGCCTTATGACTTCGGAAAAATGGTGTAAATACACCTAGTGTTATCCAACGCGTATATAATTCCTTTGTGGCATCTGCTGCAAATCCACCCACATCCACACCACAATTAGCAACTCCACTTAGTCCCAAACTATTTAATAATCGCACTCCTAATAATAAATGATCATCAGTTGGAGTATTATCTCCGGTCCATACAGTGGAGTAACGTTGTATACCTGCGTAACCACTTCGTGTTAATACAAAAGGTCGCTGATTAACCAATAATTTTTTAGTTCCTTCGTAAGTTGACCTCGCCATTTGCATTCCGTAAATATTTCTTCCTGTGAGTCCGTTCCCGCCATTTCCATCATAATTAAATTCTACCAATGAAGGAAATTTTTGTCCCCATGTTGCAGGTTCATTCATATCGTTCCAAAATCCTATAATTCCCTGATCAACATAATTTTTAAAACTATTTCCCCACCAGGTTCTGGTTTCAGGAAGTGTAAAATCGGGGAAATTGCATAATCCCGGCCATACTTCAGCCGCATAATTAGTTCCATCGGGATATTTTAAGAACAGATCATTTTTTAATCCCTCTTCATACGCTTTATATCCGGTTTCCACTTTAATTCCCGGGTCAACAATTATTGCCGTGCGAACACCCATTCCTTTTAAAGTATTCAACATATTTTCCGGTTGCGGAAAACGCACAGCATCCCAGGTAAATATTTTATAGGCATCCATATAATGAATATCTAAATAAATTACATCAAGTGGAATTTGTTTTTCGCGAAATGTTTTTGCAACATTTAATACTTCTGAATCCGGAAAATAACTCCACCTGCATTGTTGAAATCCGAGGCTCCATTGTGCGGGCATCGGAGTTTTTCCGGTGAGATCTGTGTAAGAAGAAATAATTGCCTCCACTCCGGAATGATAAATAAAGTAATAATTAACATCCCCTTCTTCCACAGTAAAAGAAGAAAATCGCATATTGGATGCACCGAAATTAAAATGTGTTTTGGAAGTATTATCTAAAAATATTCCGTAACATAAACTATCGTGCAACCCGATAAAAAACGGAATGGAAACGTACATAGGGTCAGTTCCCGGGCCATATCCGAAAACGTCCGTATTCCAATTCACATAACCATTACCACGTCTGTCGAGATCACCGGTTTTTTCACCCAAACCTATAAATCTTTCTTTTGGAAATAATTTTTTATAGACTGAAATTTCATTCCCGGTGAACATGGTTCCGAATTCATCATCACCATTTATAAGTTCACCCGCATTATTAAAAAAAGAAACATGCAATTTATCTTTTGTAATTATGAGTTTAAGTGAATCGGTTGTCAATATGATATTATTTCCCTCCTCTTTGATATTGGTTTTTACCACTTGAGGGCTTCCAATCACAGCATAAGAAAAGTCAACTCCGGGTAATTCCTTGCTTACCTGAATTCGAATAATATTTGGTGAATACACTTTTACAGTTAAAAACCCGTTATCTCCCTGAATCTGAAGTTCCTGACCAGCAGTTTTTTGCGATTTAAACGCGCCTAAAGGAGTGTTACCGGTGTTAATTGTTTGTGCTTTTGAAGCAAAAAACAGTAACAGAAACAAAAAGGTATTTGATATATTGAGAAATAAGTATCTTATTTGCATAAGTAATGCTATTGTGCATGTAAAAGTATAAAAGTAAAGCAATGAATCAAACTTCTGTTAAGACTAATTATGGGGCGCTTTCAACCCTGGTAAGTGTATTTTTTTTCTGGGGATTTATAGCTGCCGGCAATGGTGTTTTTATACCTTTTTGCAAACATTATTTTCATTTGGACCAGTTTCAGTCACAACTGATTGATTTTGCTTTTTATGGAGCATATTATATTGGTGCATTACTTCTGTTTATTTTTAGTATGGTTCGTAAACACGATCTGGTTTCAGGCTGGGGATATAAAAAAAGTATAGTAAACGGATTGCTCTTTTCATTTTTAGGTTCCTTAGCAATGATAATAGCAGTTAATTACGGCGGATTTGCAGCAGTTTTGATGAGTTTATTTATTGTTGCACTGGGATTTTCACTTCAGCAAACTGCAGCTCAACCATTCTCCATTGCACTTGGCGATCCTACAACAGGAAATTCACGTATCACCCTTGGTGGTGCCGTAAATTCATTTGGAACAACAATAGGACCTATTGTAGTTGCTCTTGCTTTATTCGGTTCAACTACAATAACCGATGAAAAAATAAATTCCCTCGAATTAAATTCTATTACTCTTTTATATTGTGGAATTGGATTTTTGTTTCTTTTGTGCGCTGCACTTTTTTTCACCTCCAAAAAAGTTCCTTCCGGTATTTCCGATAGCAATGTGGAAAAAGCTAATAAAGCATTAAGAACCCTTGTAACTATTACCGTTTTATTAATAATTATATTCACTGTGGTATTTTCAAGTTACACTACTCCTGATGCAGTTCGTGTGGAAGAGTTGAAAGCGGAGGTGGCCGACACGATTAATATTAATGCTGATCTCCTGTCTCAAAAATTAAAAGAAATTAAAGAATTGAATGCACCGCTTGAAATGAGAAGAATGATTTTATTAGGCGCTGCATTTGTGGTTGTTTTCGGAGGTTTATTAATTGCAAAGGGAAGAGCAAAGAAAAATCCTGAAGGCTGGGGTGCCTTACATTATCCCCAATTAGTTTTAGGCATGTTAGGTATTTTTACCTATGTTGGCGTGGAAGTAACTATTCAAAGTAATTTATCTGAATTATTAAAACAGGATGCCTTTGGTGGATTGCAGGCAGCACAAATATCTCCTTATATTTCGATGTATTGGGGTAGTTTAATGATAGGACGATGGGCGGGTTCCATTGCAGTTTTTTCGGTGGCAGGAATGCGTAAAAAATTATTAATGATACTTGTTCCAATTATTGCCTTCGGTGTAATTATTCTTGTTAATTCTATTGCCGGAAGTGATATGCGACCACTCTACGCATATATTGTTTGTGTTGCAGTTCAAATTGCAGCGTTCTTTATCGGAAGAGATAAACCCGCAAGAACATTATTTATATTTAGTGCTTTGGGTTTAACAGCAATGCTCATTGGTTTATTTACCACAGGAACAGTTGCCATTTATGCATTTTTAAGTGGTGGGTTATTCTGCAGTATCATGTGGCCGAATATTTTTGCATTATCTGTAACAGGATTAGGAAAATATACTTCACAAGGATCTGCATTTTTAATTATGATGATATTGGGCGGAGGAGTTATTCCACCGATACAAGGAAAATTAGCGGATATTATTGGAATTCATCCTTCGTATTGGATACCTGTTGGATGTTTCTTATACCTTGCATGGTTTGCACTTCGTGTTAGTAAAATTTTACAGAAACAAGGTATTGCAGTGGATGGTGCAAGTGGTGGGCATTGAATTATATATTTTCGTTGCAACATAATTAAATGCTGCGGTTAATTTTAAAATTGCCGGACACAATATGTTGGTTTTATGTTTTTTTTGCCAGACCAGGAACGCTTACTTTTCGTTCTATTGATAGTTTATTTTTATCATGAAGATCCTCAATTGGGCTAAAGCCCGTCTAAAGAGTGTGCTTTTACCCACCCGGCTAAAGCCGGGGGTTATTAGTTTTTAATTTACGTTTAAATTTAGATGAAATCGAATTTTGATCTTAATAGCTGTAGGTTTTAACCCACATATAATTTGATAATAATTGGGGTTGGAGTTTTAATCCATGGATAATTTAAAAATAGCCGTGGGTTTTAACCCACGGATAATAATCGTGAATCTCGACGGGCTTTAGCCCAATTATGGATTTTCAATTCGGCAGGAAAGTTACAAGACAGCTAAAGCCCATTTATAGTGTGTGAATTTACCCCACTGGCTGAAGCCGGGTGTTTTTTATTCGTGTATTCGTGGCTTCCTTTTTTTTCCACAATACGGATGAAAACAAAGCCACGATTGCACGAATGAACAGCCGTTAGGGTGCGTAGATTGCAGTTAAATATATGTTTATTTTTAAACTCGCGCCCAAGTCTGCAATTTTTGACAGGTTTGAAGCAACTTTATTTTATAATAAAATATTTCGGGGCTTCTGTG
The genomic region above belongs to Bacteroidota bacterium and contains:
- a CDS encoding transketolase — translated: MSDLTQNKNITFEDFKRDVINDFKIACRSREASLLGRREVLTGKAKFGIFGDGKEVAQLAMAKTFKTGDFRSGYYRDQTFMFAADILTTEQFFAQLYAIPDINEEPSSGGRQMNAHFATRSLDQSGQWKDLVNMKNSSSDTSPTASQMVRAVGLALSSKIFRQNAAINQSGFSNNGNEVVFATIGDASTSEGVFWESVNAAGVLKIPLAFFVWDDGYGISVPQKYQTTKQNISEVLSGFQLDEEGNGIKIYEVKGWDYASLIQTFEEGIDLCRREHVPVFFHVTEITQPQGHSTSGSQERYKSKERLEWEAEWDCIVKMKEWMIASSIATAEELEEIQSAMKEEARNAMKSSWNKHLMSIKTDIDVLFSLLESLISVSDSAPEIQDIVNELRNSMDPVRRDIMKAGRNALRVSSGEVSQEREALLHWVKYYDHLNNERYNANLYSESAYSALKVEHIKAAYDENAPLINGFEILNKSFDEHLQKNPLFFAFGEDLGKIGDVNQGFAGLQDKHGENRVFDTGIREATIIGQGIGMAMRGLRPIAEIQYLDYLIYGLQPLSDDLATLQYRTKGGQKAPLIIRTRGHRLEGIWHTGSPMTMILGTCRGIYLCVPRNMTQAAGMYNLLLKGDDAAIVVECLNGYRLKEQTPSNISEFTVPLGIPEILSSGDDITVVSYGSTLRIVQDACRKLAEKGISAEVIDVQTLMPFDIHGIIRNSVKKTNRVIFIDEDVPGGATAYMMQQVFNDDSLFRHLDSFPKCLSAKANRTAYASDGDYFCKPNEDDIYEAIYGIMSEVSPGRYPSIF
- a CDS encoding DUF1573 domain-containing protein, translated to MTKFFSALTLILLISTVSYAQTSVSPNSNGSEAAPVVPVVNPNAGEFKWVEETHDFGTIPQGTPVKNKFEFTNTGKEPIIVSNVQKTCGCTVTEWTKEPVMPGQVGYVTAEFNAAKEGPFTKAITVQSDAKTPSVKLYFKGTVQKTEQAGGVPEQNTIFNTGGN
- a CDS encoding DUF1573 domain-containing protein; this translates as MKKVFTIIFCLATTAMLSAQTSSNANAANPNSPQFQWVSEVYDFGSIPQGIPAKARYEFTNVGKEALVITDVQKTCGCTSTDWSKEPIAPGQKGWIMAEYNAANEGAFTKAITVMSNSTTPTLKLTFKGTVVKDAAGSVPEQQSIFNQ
- a CDS encoding pyridoxal phosphate-dependent aminotransferase; the protein is MPKISFRGENMPASPIRKLVPFAEKAKIRGVKIYHLNIGQPDIETPHQMMDAVKNTNLKVLEYSHSAGFESYRRKLVQYYAKYGIELNHHQIMITTGGSEAILFGMMCCLDAGDEVIIPEPLYANYNGFTTASNIVVKPITSYIETGFALPPISEFEKLITPKTKAILICNPNNPTGYLYTKEELLQLRDLVLKYDLFLFADEVYREFVYDGNEQFSVLNMEGIDENVVLMDSISKRYSACGARIGALISKNNKVMETALKFAQARLSPPTLEQILAEAFLDVPDSYFTEVEKEYVERRNLCVERLNAMDGVLCPTPGGAFYAIARLPIDDSDKFCQWLLESFHLNNETVMLAPATGFYSTPGLGKNEVRIAYVLNKNDINKAMDCLDAALKVYPGRVVARVMSSEV
- a CDS encoding alpha/beta hydrolase, whose translation is MRKLIALITFFIFILSALNAQTIPSEIAGKWMGKLNVGIELRLVFNFEISGDTIFTTIDSPDQGVNGIPTEKTTLINDEITVTIPVISGSFKGKYIADSVIIRGIWFQSGGSMPISLSKIDFVEPIKRPQNPVKPYPYKEEEVVFKNKSADSVFLAGTLTIPEGAGPFKAVILVSGSGPQNRDEFLLGHSPFLVLSDRLTRKGIIVLRYDDRGVANSTGDFSKATTQDFASDADAAVKYLMSRKDLNISEIGIAGHSEGGLIAPITATENKNVDFIVMLAGPGIPGDSILNLQGDLIAKASGFTDSMIYYYSAIRHDIINVVLAENDMDIISKKIIAINKEFLKTTPQYILDEMQMSAKDSTSAVDFYANVWTKYFLSFDPRPILEKLKIPVLALNGTNDLQVPYKENLMAIEEALKKSESKNYKVLELKGLNHLFQVSVSGSPNEYSSLEETFNEEAMEIIVNWILQL
- a CDS encoding glycoside hydrolase family 31 protein, yielding MQIRYLFLNISNTFLFLLLFFASKAQTINTGNTPLGAFKSQKTAGQELQIQGDNGFLTVKVYSPNIIRIQVSKELPGVDFSYAVIGSPQVVKTNIKEEGNNIILTTDSLKLIITKDKLHVSFFNNAGELINGDDEFGTMFTGNEISVYKKLFPKERFIGLGEKTGDLDRRGNGYVNWNTDVFGYGPGTDPMYVSIPFFIGLHDSLCYGIFLDNTSKTHFNFGASNMRFSSFTVEEGDVNYYFIYHSGVEAIISSYTDLTGKTPMPAQWSLGFQQCRWSYFPDSEVLNVAKTFREKQIPLDVIYLDIHYMDAYKIFTWDAVRFPQPENMLNTLKGMGVRTAIIVDPGIKVETGYKAYEEGLKNDLFLKYPDGTNYAAEVWPGLCNFPDFTLPETRTWWGNSFKNYVDQGIIGFWNDMNEPATWGQKFPSLVEFNYDGNGGNGLTGRNIYGMQMARSTYEGTKKLLVNQRPFVLTRSGYAGIQRYSTVWTGDNTPTDDHLLLGVRLLNSLGLSGVANCGVDVGGFAADATKELYTRWITLGVFTPFFRSHKAYNLKDSEPWSYGEETEAIAKYYIQLRYQLMPYLYSEFYHASITGLPVNKSLAIDYPYDNKIYYSTYQNQYLFGDAILIAPVRSTENFCKVYFPANNYYDFYNDKKFDANSEVIVESPLHRLPVFVKESSIIPMQRTVQNFDQKPTDTLFVHVYYGIQNNEITYYEDDGVSYNMESGVFYKRIFKYNYNDRSLMIEKPEGSYTSHFKTIQIILHGFDPLLKNMMVDGKKSDLISTQKNMIFPEEAYKILYFANRDKAAVKTINFPNSNNKITLNW